From Myxococcota bacterium, one genomic window encodes:
- a CDS encoding M48 family metallopeptidase: MNSNHLAFANISDLALKKEVYLFRTLALISSLVWVGLISFAITSNSSAIWLVTSGALGICFIVVFATGMLAASLKSESVEISAQQLPQLHQELVDACRRLGLKSIPRLFVMQSNGMLNAFAMRHARRHFVVLFSDFVEAFPVGSAELRFILGHELGHISRKHVSKHVFLWPSMFIPMLGFAYRRACESTCDRFGALISGDADASTRAMLALAGGRTLCHNLSAKAFAKQLEGNRGFFVSLHELLSSYPTLSKRVSDLIAFHFNTPPVNVERNVLSCLFSMLIPCVGWGGLIAAYFAFFFGYTIYNRQEVQSQPVQEAPIEEQSISGAEY; the protein is encoded by the coding sequence ATGAATTCTAATCATTTAGCTTTTGCGAATATTTCAGACCTGGCGCTAAAAAAAGAAGTTTATCTTTTCCGAACGTTAGCATTGATTTCGAGTCTAGTTTGGGTAGGTTTAATATCCTTCGCTATTACTTCAAATAGCTCAGCAATTTGGTTGGTAACCTCCGGGGCGCTTGGTATTTGTTTTATCGTTGTATTCGCAACTGGAATGCTGGCCGCGAGTTTAAAATCTGAGTCTGTCGAGATTTCGGCTCAACAGTTGCCACAGCTACATCAGGAATTAGTTGATGCATGCCGGCGATTGGGATTAAAGTCCATCCCCAGACTATTTGTAATGCAGTCTAATGGTATGCTAAACGCATTCGCCATGCGCCATGCACGGCGGCATTTTGTTGTGCTCTTCTCTGATTTTGTTGAAGCTTTTCCTGTCGGTTCAGCAGAACTGCGCTTTATTTTAGGTCATGAGTTAGGTCATATCAGTCGTAAGCATGTCTCTAAGCACGTGTTTTTGTGGCCCAGTATGTTTATTCCGATGTTAGGGTTTGCTTATCGGCGCGCTTGCGAAAGTACATGTGACCGGTTTGGTGCCTTGATTTCAGGCGATGCAGATGCCAGCACGCGGGCGATGTTGGCCTTGGCAGGGGGCAGGACACTTTGTCACAACTTGAGCGCGAAGGCTTTTGCTAAGCAGCTTGAAGGTAATCGGGGCTTTTTTGTTTCATTGCATGAGTTGCTTTCAAGTTACCCAACCTTGTCAAAACGTGTTTCAGATTTGATAGCTTTTCATTTCAATACCCCTCCAGTTAATGTGGAACGCAATGTTTTATCTTGTCTATTTTCAATGCTTATTCCCTGTGTCGGGTGGGGTGGGCTGATTGCCGCCTATTTTGCCTTCTTTTTTGGATATACGATTTATAATCGACAAGAGGTTCAATCTCAACCAGTTCAAGAAGCGCCTATTGAAGAGCAGAGTATTTCGGGTGCGGAGTATTAA
- a CDS encoding NUDIX hydrolase: MNIVDLLNTYDPPSEQERLNKQAMLDFARQHADCFSRNNLVAHFTGSAWLLDRSGENALLLHHRKLDRWFQLGGHADGDTDLARVALKEAQEESGIQGIGFVQPGIFDLDIHEIPANAKEPRHFHYDVRFLLQVTSDELLVQNAESKELRWVSKNVNDLPTDNLSVVRMFHKWTGL, from the coding sequence GTGAACATTGTCGACCTTCTAAACACCTACGATCCTCCGTCTGAGCAAGAGCGGCTGAACAAGCAGGCGATGCTTGATTTCGCTCGGCAGCATGCGGACTGCTTTAGCCGAAACAATCTTGTGGCTCACTTTACTGGCTCAGCTTGGCTTCTTGACCGCAGTGGTGAAAACGCCCTGCTGCTACATCATCGCAAGTTGGATCGTTGGTTTCAGCTGGGTGGCCATGCGGACGGTGATACCGATTTGGCGAGAGTTGCCCTTAAAGAGGCTCAAGAGGAATCGGGTATTCAGGGCATTGGGTTTGTTCAGCCGGGCATTTTCGATCTGGATATTCATGAGATTCCAGCCAATGCGAAGGAACCTCGGCATTTTCACTATGATGTACGTTTTTTATTGCAGGTCACGAGCGACGAACTATTAGTGCAGAATGCTGAATCTAAAGAACTGAGATGGGTTTCTAAAAACGTCAATGATTTGCCCACGGATAATCTGTCTGTCGTTCGCATGTTTCATAAATGGACAGGTTTGTAG
- a CDS encoding nodulation protein NodZ has product MIIGAIFIILFVGIGWSYQDSGFRNNCHKKNNCVGPYLGPVDPDDELDERDERDVEDIFEWLPPKLTTIQQGDAVILTARPAITSSGLFSVLDDVWSLLRCYEIKLCSAVKVDFGKDGLYYDPKIGENWYNYYFKPIDLGDRQKDFIRSNDPSSTNHQMPEFGGPPRDQIAVLVHKYIIPTPAIQQQVNKFVKNHFRHQFVFGVHYRGTDKTSEAPRTPYEVVSEKIRAEIAQRRLTAFKIFVATDEAPFIKFLESEFPGKIIYDTMIIRSTNGRPLHINMTENQYTTGRDALIDCLLLSRTNFLFRTSSNLSRWATYFNPKLPVEELSQRHEKKLNNR; this is encoded by the coding sequence ATGATAATTGGCGCGATTTTCATTATTCTTTTTGTTGGGATCGGCTGGAGCTATCAAGACTCCGGTTTTAGAAATAACTGTCACAAAAAAAACAACTGCGTAGGGCCATATCTCGGTCCAGTAGACCCAGATGATGAGTTAGATGAAAGAGATGAAAGAGATGTAGAAGATATTTTCGAGTGGCTGCCACCGAAGCTAACAACCATCCAACAAGGAGATGCTGTCATTTTGACCGCTCGACCAGCTATAACTTCTAGCGGTCTTTTTAGTGTATTGGATGATGTTTGGAGCTTGCTGCGGTGCTATGAAATCAAACTATGCTCCGCTGTTAAGGTTGATTTCGGCAAAGACGGGCTTTATTATGATCCCAAAATAGGTGAAAATTGGTATAACTATTATTTCAAACCGATCGACTTGGGTGACCGTCAAAAGGATTTTATTAGGTCAAACGACCCAAGTTCAACAAATCATCAGATGCCAGAATTTGGTGGCCCACCCCGAGATCAAATCGCTGTTTTAGTGCATAAGTATATTATTCCGACTCCGGCAATTCAACAGCAAGTAAATAAGTTTGTAAAAAATCATTTTCGTCATCAATTTGTTTTTGGCGTTCACTATCGAGGAACAGATAAAACGAGCGAAGCACCAAGAACACCTTATGAAGTCGTATCTGAAAAAATTCGCGCCGAAATCGCGCAGCGGCGGCTAACGGCTTTTAAGATATTTGTTGCAACAGACGAGGCGCCATTTATCAAGTTCCTTGAGTCCGAATTTCCCGGAAAAATCATATACGACACCATGATTATACGATCTACCAACGGAAGACCTCTTCATATAAATATGACCGAAAATCAATACACAACAGGCCGAGATGCCCTTATTGATTGCCTTTTGCTGTCCAGAACAAATTTTTTGTTCAGAACAAGTTCAAATCTGAGCAGATGGGCCACTTACTTTAACCCAAAACTTCCTGTCGAAGAACTGAGTCAGCGGCACGAAAAGAAGCTCAACAATCGCTGA